In Opitutales bacterium, a single window of DNA contains:
- a CDS encoding DUF3800 domain-containing protein → MRLGKDSSSYLFITMVVFENPSESNAAIVRIAEIRQGLGWEKETEFHFNKMSPRFRKTFLQSVVSLNFSYFSIVIDKAKLESDNFRNHPESLYKSACNYLFSNAKHTLRNARVVVDGSGSKQFKKQFCAYLKSRANDWVDGDEKLIRKVQMEDSAKNSLIQLADMVCGAVARSFTDKKDARDYRQIVKRKEAHIQVWPK, encoded by the coding sequence ATGAGGCTCGGAAAGGACTCCTCGAGCTACCTGTTCATAACAATGGTGGTTTTTGAAAACCCATCGGAGTCCAATGCCGCGATTGTTCGTATTGCCGAAATTCGGCAAGGGCTTGGATGGGAGAAGGAGACTGAATTCCATTTCAATAAAATGTCTCCACGGTTCAGGAAAACCTTTCTGCAATCCGTAGTATCTCTCAATTTCAGCTACTTCAGTATCGTGATCGATAAGGCAAAGCTCGAGAGCGATAACTTTCGGAATCATCCGGAGTCCCTCTACAAATCTGCCTGCAATTATCTCTTTAGCAACGCCAAGCATACCTTAAGGAATGCCCGAGTCGTCGTGGATGGCAGCGGGAGCAAACAATTCAAAAAACAGTTTTGTGCTTACTTGAAGTCCAGAGCCAATGACTGGGTTGACGGGGACGAAAAACTCATTCGCAAAGTTCAGATGGAAGATTCAGCAAAGAACAGTCTCATCCAGCTTGCTGATATGGTGTGCGGAGCAGTGGCCCGCTCGTTCACGGACAAAAAGGACGCTCGCGACTACCGCCAAATCGTGAAACGCAAAGAGGCACACATCCAAGTTTGGCCCAAATAA